A stretch of Mucilaginibacter terrae DNA encodes these proteins:
- a CDS encoding S8 family serine peptidase, with product MYSNKFSKSVWTAAIVLLSICNALAQKPLVTEAKKAELDQLAVQIENTYNTGLQKALLLAPQRNWITRRTTKTGEEIALQRITPLGFPVFYKTYNNTTAAATTRTNSIQTGGDLGLNLSGSSTTLNNKLAIWDGGSVLTTHQEFAGKTITLRNAAAATSQHSTHVAGTMIAKGIYAPAKGMAFNAGTLQSYDFNADIAEITAAASGLLLSNHSYGPIVGWNYNDDEARWEWYGLPGDTEDYKFGFYDSESRSIDQVAVNAPYYLIVSAAGNNRSYTGPAVGANYWGYASRTDPTLVSKGPRPAGISSNSGFDIIAGFSVAKNVLTVGAINQLPNGPTTPQSVSVTSFSSLGPTDDGRIKPDICGDGDQVLSTSNSSNTAYTTLSGTSMATPNVTGSLLLLQEYYSQKNAGAFMRSATLKGLVCHTAFDAGNIGPDYIYGWGVLDSRKAAQAITDKGTKSLINENTLQQGQTQTLSVVASGNGTLVATIAWTDPQATVAADGTLNDRTAKLINDLDIRISDASTTYSPWTLNLLTPSVAATRGDNTRDNVEQVYVDNVIPGHTYTIRVSHKGTLQGGSQPYSLIVTGVGGSPYCASAPASSADSRIDNVTLSNINNTPAAGCTTYSDYTNRVIQLEQGLSYPLSLTLGTCGGNFNKRAKVFIDWNGDGTFDPVTELVATTGVINGTGTYNANITVPAAAIAGNYSLMRVVLVETTDDTAILPCGTYNKGETQDYRVQFIQAARDAGAIRVTNTAVGGACAGTSNISVRLKNFGRTTISNIPVTVTVTPVAGGQTITLTETYTKTLATLAEDDFILNGTFNAVAGASYTITATTNLTNDQVAANNGVTANIVIGSIPVPANLMAAYCDDTKQYLLSGSGEGEVLWYTVPTGGTPVTAGSSALTKATPTNNTFYAALNDYSASVGPATKSNFGGGGYNQFGQSVTVSTQIPIVIQSARLYVGNSGTVSVIATNANGQEVARTNLAVTATRTTPAAGAQNDDLADQGQVYNLNLVLPQAGIYRLTVSYADGATLFRSNAGVSGYPFGNAVFNIQRNNAVLANNPTDTTAYRGFYYFFYDMKVASSGCPSAVRVPVQVTSPVITQNGTMLSSNFATNNQWYLNGTLIPGATSQTLVPAQSGNYQLQNILVTGCTAISPLYTYVKADGVVNTSTDIKLSVYPVPTATNLNISFVAPEANTLTLSLISTQGQVVYNNQSAVQAGNYSGAINVSRYAAGTYVMRIMLGQKAYSAKIIIAK from the coding sequence ATGTATAGCAATAAATTTAGTAAAAGTGTTTGGACTGCTGCAATAGTGTTACTATCAATATGTAATGCTTTGGCTCAAAAGCCATTGGTAACCGAAGCTAAAAAAGCCGAGCTCGACCAGTTGGCCGTTCAGATAGAAAATACCTATAATACTGGCTTGCAAAAGGCATTATTATTAGCTCCTCAACGCAATTGGATAACCCGCAGAACCACTAAAACCGGCGAAGAAATTGCACTGCAGCGCATCACTCCATTGGGTTTTCCTGTTTTTTATAAAACTTACAACAATACCACTGCGGCAGCAACCACCCGCACAAACAGCATTCAAACCGGTGGCGATTTAGGCCTGAACCTTTCGGGCTCAAGCACTACGCTAAATAATAAATTGGCTATTTGGGATGGTGGCTCGGTGTTAACCACTCACCAGGAATTTGCCGGTAAAACTATTACCCTGCGCAATGCAGCAGCCGCAACTTCGCAGCATTCAACTCACGTAGCTGGTACTATGATAGCAAAGGGCATTTATGCCCCGGCCAAGGGCATGGCTTTTAATGCAGGCACTCTGCAGTCCTATGATTTTAACGCAGATATAGCCGAAATAACCGCAGCTGCATCAGGCTTGTTGCTCTCCAACCACTCTTATGGCCCTATTGTAGGCTGGAATTACAATGATGACGAAGCCCGCTGGGAATGGTATGGTTTACCCGGCGATACCGAAGATTACAAATTCGGTTTTTATGACAGCGAATCGCGCAGTATAGATCAGGTGGCCGTAAATGCCCCTTATTATCTTATTGTTTCGGCAGCGGGTAATAACCGCAGTTACACAGGGCCGGCAGTAGGAGCTAACTACTGGGGCTATGCCAGCCGTACCGATCCAACTTTAGTAAGTAAAGGCCCTCGCCCTGCTGGTATAAGCAGCAATAGTGGTTTTGATATAATTGCCGGTTTTTCGGTTGCTAAAAACGTGCTTACCGTTGGCGCTATAAACCAGTTGCCCAACGGGCCTACAACGCCGCAATCGGTATCTGTAACCAGTTTTAGTTCGCTTGGCCCAACAGATGATGGCCGTATTAAGCCTGATATTTGCGGCGATGGCGACCAGGTTTTATCAACCAGTAACAGCAGCAATACGGCATACACAACTTTGTCAGGTACCTCAATGGCCACGCCAAATGTTACCGGGTCATTACTCTTATTACAAGAGTATTATTCACAAAAAAATGCCGGTGCGTTTATGCGTTCGGCTACCTTAAAAGGATTAGTTTGCCATACCGCTTTTGATGCAGGTAATATCGGCCCTGATTATATATACGGCTGGGGTGTGCTTGACAGCCGCAAAGCAGCCCAGGCTATAACCGATAAGGGAACAAAAAGCCTGATAAACGAAAATACTTTACAGCAGGGACAAACTCAAACACTTAGTGTGGTAGCCTCGGGCAACGGTACCCTGGTGGCCACCATAGCCTGGACAGATCCGCAAGCCACAGTTGCGGCAGATGGCACACTAAACGATCGTACTGCCAAACTCATTAATGATTTAGATATTCGCATCAGCGATGCATCAACTACATACAGCCCCTGGACACTCAACTTGTTAACTCCATCAGTTGCAGCCACACGCGGCGATAATACACGCGATAACGTTGAGCAGGTTTATGTTGATAATGTAATTCCGGGTCATACTTATACAATACGAGTAAGTCATAAAGGAACCTTGCAGGGTGGCTCTCAGCCGTATTCATTAATTGTCACAGGCGTAGGTGGATCTCCTTATTGCGCTTCGGCTCCGGCATCAAGCGCCGACTCACGCATCGACAATGTTACCCTATCAAACATTAACAATACTCCTGCTGCCGGCTGCACTACTTATAGCGATTATACTAACAGGGTAATACAATTAGAGCAGGGCTTGAGCTATCCGTTAAGCCTAACATTAGGTACCTGCGGAGGCAATTTTAACAAACGTGCCAAAGTATTTATTGATTGGAACGGTGATGGAACTTTTGACCCTGTAACTGAACTGGTTGCCACAACCGGCGTAATAAACGGAACAGGTACCTACAACGCCAATATAACCGTACCAGCCGCTGCCATAGCCGGAAATTATAGTTTGATGCGGGTAGTATTGGTGGAAACTACAGATGATACCGCCATTTTGCCTTGCGGAACTTATAATAAAGGTGAAACGCAGGATTACCGCGTGCAGTTTATACAAGCCGCCCGTGATGCAGGTGCCATAAGGGTTACCAACACTGCAGTGGGCGGAGCCTGTGCCGGAACATCAAACATTAGTGTAAGACTGAAAAACTTTGGACGTACAACCATAAGCAATATACCGGTAACTGTAACCGTTACTCCTGTTGCCGGAGGGCAAACCATTACTTTAACCGAAACCTATACCAAAACACTTGCTACGCTGGCCGAAGATGATTTTATACTCAACGGTACGTTCAATGCCGTGGCCGGTGCATCGTACACTATAACAGCAACTACAAATCTTACTAATGATCAGGTTGCGGCTAATAATGGCGTTACAGCTAATATTGTGATAGGATCTATACCAGTACCGGCAAATTTAATGGCTGCTTATTGCGATGATACCAAGCAATACCTGCTCTCGGGCAGTGGTGAGGGCGAAGTGTTATGGTACACTGTTCCAACCGGAGGTACGCCTGTAACTGCCGGTTCAAGTGCGCTTACAAAGGCCACGCCAACCAACAATACCTTTTATGCAGCCCTTAATGATTACAGTGCATCTGTTGGACCTGCGACCAAGTCTAATTTTGGTGGGGGAGGTTATAATCAGTTCGGCCAATCGGTTACAGTATCTACACAAATCCCAATTGTAATTCAAAGTGCGCGTTTGTATGTGGGTAATTCGGGTACAGTTAGCGTTATAGCTACCAACGCTAACGGGCAGGAGGTTGCCCGTACCAATTTAGCAGTAACGGCAACCCGCACTACGCCCGCAGCCGGCGCGCAAAACGATGATTTAGCCGATCAGGGTCAGGTTTATAATTTAAATTTAGTGCTGCCTCAAGCCGGTATTTATCGTTTAACTGTAAGTTATGCTGATGGCGCTACATTGTTTAGAAGTAACGCTGGTGTAAGCGGCTATCCTTTTGGGAATGCAGTTTTTAACATTCAGCGTAATAATGCAGTATTGGCTAATAACCCTACTGATACTACAGCTTACCGTGGTTTTTATTACTTTTTTTATGACATGAAAGTGGCCAGCAGTGGTTGCCCATCGGCTGTACGTGTGCCAGTACAGGTAACAAGTCCTGTTATTACGCAAAATGGTACAATGCTTTCATCAAATTTTGCAACAAATAATCAGTGGTACTTAAATGGTACTTTAATACCCGGGGCAACAAGCCAAACGCTGGTGCCAGCGCAAAGCGGTAACTATCAATTACAAAATATACTGGTTACAGGTTGTACGGCTATCTCACCGCTTTATACCTACGTTAAGGCCGATGGGGTGGTAAATACCTCAACCGATATTAAGCTATCGGTGTATCCGGTGCCAACAGCTACTAACTTAAATATTTCTTTTGTAGCGCCCGAAGCAAATACGCTCACTTTGTCGCTTATCAGTACACAAGGGCAGGTTGTTTATAATAATCAATCGGCTGTACAGGCAGGTAACTACAGTGGTGCCATTAACGTTAGCCGGTATGCCGCCGGTACTTATGTAATGCGCATAATGCTGGGGCAAAAAGCGTATTCGGCTAAAATAATTATTGCTAAATAA
- a CDS encoding DUF4136 domain-containing protein, which yields MKRLLYVGLMLVMVTAFSACSTGYHYYTAGHDDISLSQYKTFAFAPQIKPRKPDSVISDKRNLGARLNYINNNKYYNNPEAYQKIKDAAALSLKNKGLTEQNGGADLIVRFNTLVDRGTRTSYNSPYWGGGWGWGPGWGWGMGWRGRFSPMFYGGWGGWGGGYAYPTQEHFKEGVLAIELIDARTREPVWIGYSSGELSRDPQKVMARLPEIVEGIFKKLPVRS from the coding sequence ATGAAAAGGTTACTATATGTGGGGCTGATGTTGGTTATGGTAACCGCATTTTCAGCCTGTTCAACCGGCTATCATTATTACACTGCCGGTCATGACGACATTAGCTTGTCGCAATACAAAACATTTGCTTTTGCACCGCAAATAAAGCCGCGTAAGCCGGATAGTGTAATAAGTGACAAACGTAATTTGGGCGCACGTTTAAATTACATTAACAACAACAAGTATTACAATAACCCGGAGGCCTATCAAAAAATTAAGGATGCTGCAGCATTAAGCCTCAAAAATAAAGGTTTAACCGAACAAAATGGTGGTGCCGATTTAATTGTACGTTTTAATACCCTGGTTGACCGTGGTACCCGAACATCATACAATTCGCCTTATTGGGGTGGTGGCTGGGGCTGGGGTCCTGGTTGGGGTTGGGGAATGGGCTGGAGAGGCCGTTTTAGCCCAATGTTTTACGGTGGTTGGGGCGGCTGGGGAGGCGGTTATGCCTATCCAACCCAGGAACACTTTAAAGAAGGTGTGTTAGCCATTGAGTTGATTGATGCACGCACCCGCGAACCTGTATGGATAGGTTATAGCAGTGGCGAGTTAAGTCGCGACCCGCAAAAAGTAATGGCCCGGTTACCCGAAATTGTTGAAGGTATATTCAAAAAATTGCCGGTAAGATCATAA
- a CDS encoding NAD+ synthase yields the protein MKIALAQLNYHIGNFDSNTAKIIDTLNTARQNGADLVVFAELCISGYPARDFLEFREFIGLCEQSAQKIAAACTDVACIIGIPTPNKKKSKGGKDLHNSAYFIADGEVKYVVNKALLPNYDVFDEYRYFEPETEFTCVDYKGHRIALTICEDLWNTIENPLYISRPMDVLIEQKPDVMINIAASPFAYNHDEERIAILSDNAKRYNLPLFYVNQVGAQTEIIFDGGSLVFDNKGEMVDEMPYFKEVLNYYNLNDDAIITPEQPVTLMRQRQTDIEQIHQGLLLGIRDYFYKSGFKQAILGLSGGIDSAVVCALAAEALGAQNVMAVLLPSKYSTGHSITDAEDLVRNLGCKSELVEIKSITDAFETALQPQFEGLPFNIAEENLQARSRAVVLMAMCNKFGYILLNTSNKSEAAVGYGTLYGDMCGGISVLGDVYKTQVYQLANYINRNGEIIPQNSIVKPPSAELRPDQKDSDSLPDYDTLDTILMEYVENRLSSAEIIALGYDEATVRRVLKLVNTAEHKRYQTPPILRVSPKAFGMGRRMPIVGKYLS from the coding sequence ATGAAAATTGCACTGGCACAGCTAAATTATCACATCGGTAATTTTGATTCAAATACAGCTAAAATTATTGATACGCTAAACACAGCCCGCCAAAACGGAGCCGATTTAGTTGTATTTGCCGAACTGTGCATAAGTGGCTACCCTGCCCGCGATTTTTTGGAGTTTCGCGAATTTATAGGCTTGTGCGAGCAATCGGCACAAAAAATTGCGGCTGCATGTACCGATGTAGCATGTATTATAGGTATACCTACGCCTAATAAAAAGAAGAGCAAAGGGGGCAAAGACCTGCATAACTCGGCCTATTTTATTGCCGACGGCGAGGTAAAATACGTTGTAAATAAAGCCCTGTTACCTAATTACGACGTATTTGACGAATACCGCTATTTTGAACCCGAAACAGAGTTTACCTGTGTTGATTACAAGGGTCATCGTATAGCGCTAACCATTTGCGAAGACTTGTGGAACACCATCGAAAACCCGCTATACATCAGCAGGCCGATGGATGTGCTAATTGAGCAAAAGCCTGATGTGATGATAAACATTGCTGCATCGCCGTTTGCTTACAATCATGATGAAGAACGTATTGCCATTTTAAGCGATAATGCCAAACGCTATAACTTGCCCCTGTTTTATGTAAATCAGGTAGGCGCCCAAACCGAAATTATTTTTGATGGTGGTTCGTTGGTTTTTGATAATAAGGGCGAAATGGTTGATGAGATGCCTTACTTTAAAGAGGTGCTCAATTACTACAACTTAAATGATGATGCAATCATAACGCCCGAACAACCTGTAACCCTGATGCGGCAACGCCAAACCGATATTGAGCAGATACACCAGGGACTGCTGTTAGGCATACGCGATTATTTTTACAAATCAGGCTTTAAGCAAGCTATTTTAGGCTTATCAGGCGGTATCGATTCGGCTGTAGTTTGTGCGTTGGCTGCCGAAGCTTTAGGTGCACAAAACGTGATGGCTGTATTGCTGCCTTCTAAATATTCAACCGGGCACTCCATTACAGATGCCGAAGATTTGGTACGCAACCTGGGCTGTAAATCTGAACTGGTAGAAATTAAATCAATTACCGATGCTTTTGAAACAGCGCTTCAGCCGCAGTTTGAGGGTTTGCCGTTTAATATAGCCGAAGAAAACTTACAGGCCCGTAGCCGTGCCGTGGTATTAATGGCCATGTGTAATAAGTTTGGCTACATCCTGCTCAATACCTCAAACAAAAGTGAAGCAGCAGTGGGTTATGGTACTTTATATGGTGATATGTGCGGTGGCATATCGGTACTGGGCGATGTTTATAAAACACAGGTTTACCAGCTGGCTAATTACATTAACCGTAACGGCGAAATTATCCCGCAAAATTCTATTGTTAAACCCCCTTCGGCCGAGTTACGCCCCGATCAAAAAGACAGCGACTCGCTACCTGATTACGATACCCTTGATACCATCCTGATGGAATACGTGGAAAACCGTCTTTCATCGGCCGAAATTATTGCCTTAGGCTACGATGAAGCCACCGTGCGCCGTGTGCTGAAACTCGTAAACACAGCCGAACACAAACGCTATCAAACACCGCCAATATTGCGCGTATCGCCCAAGGCCTTTGGCATGGGGCGCAGAATGCCTATTGTAGGTAAGTATTTATCGTAG
- the gldB gene encoding gliding motility lipoprotein GldB yields MSILYRSKLKHFYALFLIAAILSSCKEDKKKIDVSNIKLEVHIERFDHDFDLMRNKPMAQQVAVLQSKYGPFYADFIQRILDAGNIADTAYFVNLRQVFAGKPYLDLKHEVDSVYPNLQKQEEELTDAFKRIKYYFPQKQLPKVYAYFSGFQAQTTLGNGYFGIGLDQFLGLKSKFYPALVNTYPHYLSRRFTPDNITPRVIEGMLHEDMFPEADADRSLLAKMVYEGKMLYLMDVLLPDVPDSTKIGYTSQQIQWCQAFEKNIWGYFLEENLLYETDYLKLQKYLNEAPFTPGLGEKNESAPKLAVYTGWQIIRQYMIKHPYTTVQQLLALNDPQKILDDAGYHPK; encoded by the coding sequence ATGAGCATACTCTACCGCAGCAAATTAAAACATTTTTATGCGCTTTTTTTAATAGCCGCCATACTAAGTTCTTGTAAAGAGGACAAAAAAAAGATAGATGTAAGCAATATTAAACTCGAAGTGCATATTGAACGGTTTGACCATGATTTTGACCTTATGCGAAATAAACCCATGGCGCAGCAGGTAGCGGTATTACAAAGTAAATATGGCCCGTTTTATGCAGATTTTATTCAGCGTATTTTAGATGCAGGTAATATTGCCGATACAGCATACTTTGTCAACCTGCGCCAGGTATTTGCCGGTAAGCCCTACCTGGATTTAAAACACGAAGTAGATTCGGTTTATCCTAACCTCCAAAAGCAGGAAGAAGAATTAACCGATGCATTCAAACGTATTAAATATTACTTCCCGCAAAAGCAGTTGCCCAAGGTTTATGCTTACTTTTCTGGCTTCCAGGCGCAAACTACTTTAGGTAATGGCTATTTTGGTATAGGGCTCGATCAGTTTTTGGGACTAAAATCAAAGTTTTACCCGGCATTGGTTAATACTTATCCGCATTATTTGTCGCGCAGGTTTACGCCCGATAATATAACCCCGAGAGTTATAGAAGGTATGCTGCATGAAGACATGTTTCCGGAAGCGGATGCAGACAGATCTCTTTTAGCCAAAATGGTTTATGAAGGTAAAATGTTGTACCTGATGGATGTATTGCTTCCGGATGTGCCCGACAGCACAAAGATTGGTTACACCTCGCAGCAAATACAGTGGTGCCAAGCTTTCGAAAAAAATATATGGGGTTACTTTTTAGAAGAAAATTTGCTTTACGAAACGGATTACCTCAAACTGCAAAAATATTTGAACGAAGCCCCGTTTACACCCGGCTTAGGCGAAAAAAATGAATCGGCCCCTAAGTTGGCCGTTTATACGGGCTGGCAAATCATCAGGCAGTATATGATCAAGCATCCCTACACTACGGTTCAACAGCTCTTGGCATTAAATGACCCGCAGAAGATTTTGGATGATGCGGGGTATCACCCTAAGTAG
- a CDS encoding DUF4349 domain-containing protein, with protein MKMSNLLVLLAVLCLFAACKGSGSSSASDYSTSSADSASVDAVITDTIGKKLVKTGEMRFKVKDVQQAGEKIGDLARNYKGFVVHHNMQSSILHDEDMRTNHIDSLKHVSAYTSTADITVKVPSQNLEQFLKEVSHLGIYVNVRRMDIEDKTLDYLSTRLKRENRAEIDSKQDKWKPTIKEADAMLKLKDDMVDQKISNTFLDESVKYSIVVLNLYQSNTVVREMVANDNTSAYQLPLLSRFWIAVTDGWEMFAVFIIGLVNLWVFILAGCGAWVGYRMYKRKNSTITTAV; from the coding sequence ATGAAAATGAGCAACTTATTAGTGCTCCTGGCCGTGCTTTGCCTTTTTGCAGCCTGCAAAGGAAGTGGAAGTTCATCAGCATCAGACTATAGTACTTCATCTGCCGACTCAGCTTCGGTTGATGCGGTTATCACTGATACTATTGGCAAAAAGCTGGTGAAAACAGGAGAAATGCGTTTTAAAGTAAAGGATGTACAACAGGCCGGAGAAAAGATCGGTGATTTAGCAAGAAACTACAAAGGTTTTGTAGTGCACCACAACATGCAATCTTCAATTTTGCACGATGAAGATATGCGTACCAATCACATTGATTCGTTAAAGCATGTGTCGGCATATACTTCTACGGCCGACATCACAGTTAAGGTGCCTTCGCAAAATTTAGAACAGTTTTTAAAAGAGGTGAGCCATTTAGGAATATATGTGAATGTTCGCCGAATGGATATTGAAGATAAGACACTCGATTATTTATCTACCCGGCTAAAACGCGAAAATAGGGCTGAAATTGATTCGAAACAAGATAAATGGAAGCCAACCATAAAAGAAGCAGATGCCATGCTAAAGCTTAAGGATGATATGGTTGATCAAAAAATCAGCAATACATTCCTTGATGAATCGGTTAAGTATAGCATAGTTGTACTTAATTTATATCAAAGCAATACAGTAGTGCGCGAGATGGTAGCTAATGATAATACAAGTGCTTACCAATTGCCGTTGTTGAGTAGGTTTTGGATTGCAGTTACAGATGGCTGGGAAATGTTTGCCGTGTTCATTATCGGCCTCGTTAATCTTTGGGTGTTTATACTGGCCGGATGTGGGGCTTGGGTAGGTTATCGTATGTATAAACGCAAAAACTCTACAATAACAACTGCTGTTTAA
- the atpG gene encoding ATP synthase F1 subunit gamma encodes MANLKEVRNRIASVNSTQQITKAMKMVSAAKLKRATNAIVQLRPYATKLKEMLANLSASIEDGASPYLQEREPVRVLVVVVSSNRGLAGAFNANAIKTTNNLIADKYSEQFAAGNVSIVAIGRKAQDYYLKRNFNVIGDNNEVYSDLNFTTVSVITEAIMQGFVDGKYDRVELVYNHFRNAAVQVLVSEQLLPVPKAEAELNATKTAADQTDYILEPSQKDIVEQLIPKNIKIQLYRAVLDSNASEHGARMTAMDKATDNAGDLLKALKLSYNQARQAAITTELTEIVSGAAALSNG; translated from the coding sequence ATGGCTAATTTAAAAGAAGTAAGAAACCGTATTGCGTCGGTAAACTCAACCCAGCAAATCACCAAGGCCATGAAAATGGTTTCGGCTGCCAAGCTGAAGAGAGCTACCAATGCTATTGTTCAATTGCGCCCTTATGCTACCAAGCTAAAGGAAATGCTGGCAAACCTATCGGCAAGTATTGAAGATGGCGCATCACCTTATTTGCAGGAGCGCGAGCCCGTGCGTGTATTGGTAGTTGTGGTATCATCAAACCGTGGCTTGGCAGGTGCTTTTAATGCCAACGCCATTAAAACCACTAATAATCTTATAGCCGATAAATACAGCGAGCAATTTGCAGCCGGTAACGTATCAATAGTAGCCATTGGCCGTAAGGCTCAGGATTACTACCTGAAACGCAACTTTAATGTAATTGGCGATAACAACGAAGTATACAGCGATTTAAACTTCACCACCGTATCGGTAATTACCGAGGCCATTATGCAAGGTTTTGTTGATGGTAAATACGATCGTGTTGAATTAGTATATAACCACTTCCGCAACGCTGCTGTACAAGTTTTAGTTAGCGAACAATTATTGCCTGTGCCTAAAGCCGAGGCCGAGCTTAATGCAACTAAAACAGCTGCCGATCAAACTGATTATATTTTGGAGCCATCGCAAAAGGATATTGTTGAGCAGTTGATTCCTAAAAATATTAAAATTCAGTTATACCGTGCCGTATTAGATTCAAATGCATCTGAGCATGGCGCACGTATGACCGCGATGGACAAGGCAACTGACAATGCCGGCGACTTGCTGAAAGCCTTAAAACTTTCGTACAACCAGGCCCGCCAGGCAGCCATTACCACCGAGCTTACCGAGATCGTGAGCGGTGCTGCAGCCCTATCAAACGGATAA
- the atpA gene encoding F0F1 ATP synthase subunit alpha: protein MVEVRPDEVSAILREQLSGFKSESELEEVGTVLQVGDGIARVYGLTKVQYGELVEFDNGLQGIVLNLEEDNVGVVLLGSSEGVKEGDTIKRTSKIASIQVGEGMLGRVVNTLGEPIDGKGPIAGETYDMPLERKAPGVIYRQPVNEPLQTGIKAIDAMIPIGRGQRELVIGDRQIGKTAVCIDTIINQKEFYAAGEPVICIYVACGQKASTVANIVRTLEENGAMPYSIVVAASAAEPAPMQFFAPFAGAAIGEYFRDTGRPALIVYDDLSKQAVAYREVSLLLRRPPGREAYPGDVFYLHSRLLERAAKINANDEIAKDMNDLPESIKHLVKGGGSLTALPIIETQAGDVSAYIPTNVISITDGQIFLESNLFNAGVRPAINVGISVSRVGGNAQIKSMKKVAGTLKLDQAQYRELEAFSKFGSDLDAATKNVLDKGARNVEILKQGQFSPVSVEKQVAIIYLGTKGLMRNVPVNKVREFESEFLSQMELRHPEVLKALKAGKFDDSLTSVLETVAKELTAKY from the coding sequence ATGGTAGAGGTAAGACCAGACGAAGTATCGGCCATCCTGCGTGAGCAATTGTCGGGCTTTAAGTCAGAATCTGAATTAGAAGAAGTGGGTACCGTACTTCAGGTAGGTGACGGTATTGCCCGTGTTTATGGCTTAACAAAAGTACAATACGGTGAGCTGGTTGAATTTGATAACGGCTTACAAGGTATAGTACTTAACCTTGAAGAAGACAACGTAGGTGTGGTATTGCTGGGTTCTTCGGAAGGTGTTAAAGAAGGTGATACTATTAAACGTACCAGCAAAATTGCCTCTATTCAAGTAGGTGAAGGTATGTTAGGCCGTGTGGTTAACACACTGGGCGAGCCAATTGATGGTAAAGGACCAATTGCCGGCGAAACTTACGATATGCCTTTAGAGCGTAAAGCTCCTGGTGTAATTTACCGTCAGCCGGTTAACGAGCCGTTACAAACTGGTATCAAAGCTATCGATGCGATGATTCCTATCGGTCGTGGCCAGCGTGAGTTGGTTATTGGTGACCGTCAGATCGGTAAAACTGCGGTTTGTATCGATACCATCATCAACCAAAAAGAATTTTATGCTGCAGGCGAACCTGTAATTTGTATATACGTTGCCTGCGGTCAGAAAGCATCTACCGTAGCTAACATTGTTCGCACACTTGAAGAGAACGGTGCTATGCCATACTCAATCGTAGTTGCTGCCAGCGCTGCCGAGCCTGCTCCAATGCAGTTCTTTGCGCCGTTTGCAGGTGCTGCCATTGGTGAGTACTTCCGTGATACTGGTCGTCCGGCTTTGATCGTTTATGATGATCTTTCTAAACAAGCTGTGGCTTACCGTGAGGTATCTTTGTTACTTCGTCGTCCACCGGGCCGTGAGGCTTACCCTGGTGACGTGTTTTACCTGCACAGCCGTTTATTAGAGCGTGCCGCTAAAATTAACGCTAACGACGAGATCGCTAAAGACATGAACGACTTACCTGAGTCGATCAAACACTTAGTAAAAGGTGGTGGTTCATTAACCGCTCTTCCAATTATTGAAACCCAGGCTGGCGACGTATCTGCTTATATCCCAACCAACGTAATCTCAATTACCGATGGTCAGATATTTTTAGAGTCGAACTTGTTTAACGCAGGTGTTCGTCCGGCTATTAACGTAGGTATTTCGGTATCACGTGTGGGTGGTAACGCGCAAATCAAATCAATGAAGAAAGTTGCCGGTACTTTAAAGCTTGATCAGGCTCAGTACCGCGAGTTAGAGGCTTTCTCTAAATTCGGTTCGGATCTTGATGCAGCTACCAAAAACGTGTTAGATAAAGGTGCCCGTAACGTAGAGATCCTGAAGCAAGGCCAGTTTTCGCCGGTATCGGTTGAAAAACAAGTTGCCATCATTTACTTAGGAACCAAAGGCTTAATGCGTAACGTACCTGTAAACAAAGTACGTGAGTTTGAGTCGGAGTTTTTAAGCCAGATGGAACTGCGTCACCCTGAAGTATTGAAAGCATTGAAAGCCGGTAAATTTGATGATAGCTTAACCAGCGTACTCGAAACCGTAGCTAAAGAACTTACAGCAAAATATTAA